A window of Rubricoccus marinus contains these coding sequences:
- a CDS encoding MarC family protein produces the protein MPDFGAALLAAFLPLFVAINIPGILPIYMGMAEAFTLQERRQLLVRALAAAAVLAVLMLFAGEVIFASLGITLNDLRVGGGLILLIIAITDLAFGDFKKRRGGRNGDAIDEIDADDPDLPVVPLGIPLIIGPGAITTILLSQGEFGYAPTLASILLNLTLVFIAFTFGPSILRLFGKDTSKAVAKVASLFLAAISVAMIHAGIAGMIAGPNA, from the coding sequence GTGCCTGACTTCGGCGCCGCCCTTCTTGCGGCCTTTCTTCCTCTCTTCGTCGCCATCAACATTCCCGGCATCCTGCCTATCTACATGGGCATGGCCGAGGCGTTCACGTTGCAGGAGCGGCGGCAGCTTCTCGTGCGCGCCCTGGCCGCGGCGGCGGTCCTCGCTGTGCTGATGCTGTTCGCCGGCGAGGTCATTTTCGCCTCGCTCGGCATCACGCTCAACGACCTCCGCGTCGGTGGTGGGCTGATCCTGCTCATCATCGCGATCACCGACCTCGCCTTCGGGGATTTCAAGAAGCGCCGCGGCGGCCGCAACGGCGACGCCATCGACGAGATCGACGCCGATGACCCGGACTTGCCCGTCGTCCCCCTCGGCATTCCGCTCATCATCGGGCCGGGGGCGATCACCACGATCCTGCTCTCCCAGGGAGAGTTCGGCTACGCGCCGACGCTGGCGTCCATCCTGCTCAACCTCACTCTGGTGTTCATCGCGTTCACCTTCGGCCCGTCGATCCTGCGGCTGTTCGGCAAGGACACGTCCAAGGCTGTCGCGAAGGTGGCGAGCCTCTTCCTGGCCGCCATCTCGGTGGCGATGATCCACGCGGGCATCGCGGGCATGATCGCGGGGCCGAACGCCTAA
- a CDS encoding SDR family NAD(P)-dependent oxidoreductase, with product MSASNGHARPGKLDGKVAIITGAAEGVGEAISHKFAYEGASGLLLAGLPDDPLDEVKSDIEEQYPGTRVETFAGDIGTQENAEAAVKAAVDAFGALDILVNNAGVLPTLAEIDEYPVEDFHRFVHNNINTTFFMTRAAIPELQKSRGNVVSAGSEAGWNGTPQFTPYGPTKAWNHAFMKGIAGEQGKYGIRANCVCPGPVDTSWTHVETGPMDEETVKTLTGATALGRRGTTEEIANVYAFLASDEASYVTGALWLVDGATTIVHGLPGDDVPKDIKQEPKGKLKLRFQTASDPSAAPTS from the coding sequence ATGTCAGCCTCTAACGGACACGCCCGCCCCGGCAAGCTCGACGGCAAAGTCGCCATCATCACTGGCGCCGCCGAGGGCGTCGGCGAAGCCATCTCTCATAAGTTTGCTTACGAAGGCGCCAGCGGCCTCTTGCTCGCGGGGCTCCCGGACGACCCGCTCGACGAGGTCAAGTCGGACATCGAGGAGCAGTACCCCGGCACCCGGGTGGAGACGTTCGCCGGGGACATCGGCACGCAGGAAAACGCCGAGGCCGCGGTCAAGGCTGCCGTCGACGCGTTCGGCGCTCTGGACATCCTCGTCAACAACGCGGGCGTGCTGCCCACGCTCGCCGAGATCGACGAGTACCCCGTCGAGGACTTCCACCGCTTCGTCCACAACAACATCAACACGACGTTTTTCATGACACGCGCTGCGATTCCAGAACTCCAGAAGTCGCGCGGCAACGTGGTCAGCGCTGGCTCCGAGGCGGGCTGGAACGGCACGCCGCAGTTCACGCCCTACGGCCCGACCAAGGCGTGGAATCACGCGTTCATGAAGGGCATCGCGGGCGAGCAAGGCAAGTACGGCATCCGCGCCAACTGCGTCTGCCCCGGCCCCGTTGACACGTCGTGGACGCACGTCGAGACCGGTCCGATGGACGAGGAGACGGTCAAGACGCTGACGGGTGCGACCGCGCTCGGTCGTCGCGGCACGACGGAGGAGATCGCCAACGTGTACGCGTTCCTCGCGAGCGACGAGGCCAGCTACGTCACCGGCGCGCTCTGGCTCGTCGACGGCGCCACGACCATCGTGCACGGCCTGCCCGGCGACGACGTGCCGAAGGACATCAAGCAGGAGCCCAAGGGCAAACTCAAGCTCCGCTTCCAGACCGCCTCCGATCCCTCGGCAGCACCGACGAGCTAG
- a CDS encoding sugar MFS transporter, whose product MAKTNPLDTAIAPEASGATTAARYRTPFIVVTSLFFIWGFITVMVDALVPRLKAVFELSYFEAALVQFAFFAAYFIVSIPSGNLIARIGYKRGVVVGLLAMGAGCLLFVPAAGIRVYPLFLLAMFVLAGGITVLQVAANPYVAALGPARTASSRLNLAQAFNSLGTTIAPLVGAAFILGNTVLTSDEIGAMSPQAKAAYFAAEAGTVQTPFIVLAVILAAIAVGFALFKLPTILEGDGHIAGSYRAARASGALMWGALGIFVYVGAEVAIGSYLVNYFLELDVAALVRESPGLAGIAGFLSGGDFETFNVERLAGTFVALYWGGAMIGRFVGSALLQFVSPGRLLALFSGAAIALIALSVSSSGAVAMVAILAVGLCNSIQFATIFTLAIDGLGENTAQGSGILCTAIVGGAIIPPLYGALADAVGVQPAFLLLTLCYGYIATYGLWRARATPAVDAERSSTAVYAENDEFPTGRR is encoded by the coding sequence ATGGCCAAGACCAACCCGCTAGACACCGCGATCGCGCCAGAGGCCTCTGGCGCCACCACCGCCGCCCGCTACAGGACGCCGTTTATCGTCGTCACGAGCCTCTTCTTTATCTGGGGGTTCATCACCGTGATGGTGGACGCGCTCGTGCCCAGGCTGAAAGCGGTCTTCGAGCTGAGCTACTTCGAGGCGGCGCTGGTGCAGTTCGCGTTTTTCGCGGCGTACTTCATCGTCTCCATCCCGAGCGGCAACCTCATCGCGCGGATCGGCTACAAGCGCGGCGTGGTCGTGGGGCTGCTCGCGATGGGGGCGGGGTGTCTGCTGTTCGTGCCGGCGGCGGGGATCCGGGTGTACCCGCTGTTCTTGCTCGCGATGTTCGTGCTCGCGGGCGGCATCACGGTTCTGCAGGTGGCCGCGAACCCGTACGTGGCCGCGCTCGGACCGGCGCGCACCGCCTCGTCCCGGCTCAACCTCGCGCAGGCGTTTAACTCGCTCGGGACCACCATCGCGCCGCTCGTGGGGGCGGCGTTCATCCTGGGCAACACGGTGCTCACCTCGGACGAGATCGGCGCCATGTCACCCCAGGCCAAGGCGGCCTACTTCGCGGCGGAGGCAGGGACAGTGCAGACGCCGTTCATCGTCCTCGCGGTCATCCTCGCCGCCATCGCCGTCGGCTTCGCACTGTTCAAGCTGCCAACGATCCTGGAGGGCGACGGGCACATCGCGGGCAGCTACCGCGCCGCGCGGGCCTCTGGCGCGCTGATGTGGGGCGCCCTCGGCATCTTCGTCTACGTCGGCGCCGAGGTCGCGATTGGCAGCTACCTCGTCAACTACTTCCTAGAGTTGGACGTGGCCGCGCTGGTGCGGGAGAGCCCGGGACTCGCGGGTATCGCGGGCTTCCTCTCCGGGGGCGACTTCGAGACGTTCAACGTGGAGCGGCTGGCGGGCACGTTCGTAGCGCTTTACTGGGGCGGCGCGATGATCGGCCGGTTCGTGGGCTCGGCGCTCCTCCAGTTCGTCTCGCCCGGACGGCTTCTGGCGCTGTTCTCCGGCGCGGCCATCGCCCTGATCGCGCTCAGCGTCTCGTCCTCTGGCGCCGTCGCGATGGTGGCGATCCTCGCCGTCGGACTGTGCAACTCGATCCAGTTCGCGACCATCTTTACGCTCGCCATCGACGGGCTGGGCGAGAACACCGCGCAAGGCTCAGGCATCCTCTGCACGGCCATCGTGGGTGGCGCGATCATCCCGCCGCTCTACGGCGCCCTCGCCGATGCCGTCGGCGTGCAGCCCGCGTTCCTGCTCCTGACGCTCTGCTACGGCTACATCGCGACCTACGGGCTCTGGCGCGCCCGCGCCACGCCCGCCGTAGACGCCGAGCGCTCCTCGACGGCGGTATACGCCGAGAACGACGAGTTCCCCACCGGCCGCCGGTAG
- a CDS encoding alpha-amylase family glycosyl hydrolase: MEALTFGQSPALPMFRFLLLAPLALLLAACAMPAPVAQTSPEAYAFTPLERAQGYALRGDTTVFVFDSALYGRAPERVAVTGAFRSWSDDMDDTAWALAPEASGGVDAGVWTLAVQNPEFSVVGAATPFKFRVDNGIWLDPPGAAPNVEGGNYVFMFGVTPPRLVAELRGERSVWVEITGEDLSRPTSPEAYTIVRWDGQRVPVTTAIPNEAHSVLLVPAGPLAANQVHYVEASVPGREQPLRGMARFDGLWRNMADGQPLGVTFQRPIGVPGADGAAPSPAPDYTTVFRLFAPRADSVHLLLYDDREGDARQRIEMDRSISGTWVHRADADLHGTWYDYAVYGPDGPGSHFFNQTGETVSDPYALVSDDSWGRARVWRDDFGAPEAFDKRPKMEDVVAYEVHLQDFTDTLPVASGVGPLEAFIAPGLTNARGEPIGLDYLERLGINTVHLMPVQEFLHYPDDAWQAAFGDDPFMQEQGIADENYQWGYRTTHALAVESRFRSAGDEPGAERQRFRDLVDALHARGMAVLIDVVFNHTGENMEGRQQLLTFNGIDKHYYYRLDPNGEHIGAFGNEVKSENRPMTQRWLLDQLKHFVEVFGVDGFRIDLAGQTDQQTLEWIQSELGEDVLIYGEPWIGSNDPDYEANPSWDWYKVDSPITFFQDDSRNAFKGSTADPTPAVTSRGFAGGDPLAREAAMRAIANDFPDEATPNTGINYLDIHDNWALADRFASNTSGENAWDGREGVREAEMRIAATLLMTSLGPVVMHGGTEIARSKGLAPLPEEIGGQQVLTEMSIAPIYIKGRGDTYNLRTANHFLWETVGEASGAVDFKAMEEWWKGLIALRMSDAGSVFRVGHKPQAGYVEFLAPEAHPQALGWLVGDYALVLVNAGDSPATFDFSDKLACHTWWLAASSDQAEMSVNREWQRTPSQRFRSKAAAPKSAQVWFRAAPCETYTLDDD; this comes from the coding sequence ATGGAAGCGCTTACTTTCGGGCAGTCCCCCGCCCTGCCGATGTTCCGCTTTCTCCTCCTCGCGCCGCTGGCGCTGCTCCTCGCCGCCTGCGCCATGCCCGCGCCCGTTGCTCAGACCTCGCCAGAGGCGTACGCCTTTACGCCCTTGGAGCGCGCCCAGGGCTACGCCCTCCGCGGCGACACGACGGTCTTCGTGTTCGACAGCGCGCTCTACGGCCGCGCCCCCGAGCGCGTGGCGGTGACCGGCGCGTTCCGAAGCTGGAGCGACGACATGGACGACACCGCGTGGGCGCTCGCGCCAGAGGCCTCTGGCGGCGTCGATGCCGGCGTGTGGACGCTCGCGGTGCAGAACCCCGAGTTCAGCGTCGTCGGCGCGGCGACGCCGTTCAAGTTCCGGGTAGACAATGGGATCTGGCTGGACCCGCCCGGCGCGGCACCCAACGTGGAGGGCGGCAACTACGTGTTCATGTTCGGCGTGACGCCGCCGCGGCTCGTGGCCGAGCTCCGCGGCGAGCGCTCGGTCTGGGTCGAGATCACCGGTGAGGACCTCTCGCGCCCGACCTCGCCAGAGGCCTACACCATCGTGCGGTGGGACGGGCAGCGCGTCCCCGTCACGACGGCCATCCCCAACGAGGCGCATAGCGTGCTGCTCGTGCCCGCCGGGCCTCTGGCGGCCAACCAGGTGCATTACGTGGAAGCAAGCGTCCCGGGCCGCGAGCAGCCGCTTCGCGGCATGGCGCGCTTTGACGGCCTCTGGCGCAACATGGCCGACGGGCAGCCACTCGGCGTCACGTTCCAGCGGCCCATCGGCGTGCCGGGAGCAGACGGGGCCGCCCCGTCCCCCGCCCCCGACTACACGACCGTCTTCCGGCTATTCGCACCTCGCGCAGATTCCGTCCACCTCCTTCTGTACGACGACCGCGAGGGCGACGCGCGCCAGAGGATTGAGATGGACCGCAGCATAAGCGGCACGTGGGTGCACCGCGCAGACGCGGACCTCCACGGCACGTGGTACGACTACGCCGTCTACGGACCCGACGGCCCCGGCTCTCACTTTTTCAACCAGACCGGCGAGACCGTCTCCGATCCGTACGCGCTCGTCAGCGACGACTCGTGGGGCCGCGCTCGCGTCTGGCGCGATGACTTCGGGGCGCCAGAGGCCTTCGACAAGCGTCCCAAGATGGAGGACGTCGTCGCCTACGAGGTCCACCTGCAGGACTTTACCGACACGCTGCCCGTGGCCTCTGGCGTCGGCCCGTTGGAGGCGTTTATCGCGCCCGGGCTGACCAACGCCAGAGGCGAGCCCATCGGGCTGGATTACCTGGAGCGCCTAGGCATCAACACCGTCCACCTCATGCCGGTCCAGGAGTTCTTGCACTACCCGGACGATGCGTGGCAGGCCGCCTTCGGCGATGACCCGTTTATGCAGGAGCAGGGCATCGCAGATGAGAACTACCAGTGGGGCTACCGCACCACGCACGCCCTCGCGGTCGAGAGCCGCTTCCGGTCCGCTGGCGACGAGCCGGGCGCCGAGCGCCAGCGGTTCCGCGATCTCGTGGACGCGCTCCACGCCAGAGGCATGGCCGTCCTCATCGACGTGGTCTTCAACCACACCGGCGAGAACATGGAGGGCCGCCAGCAGCTTCTCACGTTCAACGGCATCGACAAGCACTACTACTACCGCTTGGATCCCAACGGCGAGCACATTGGCGCCTTTGGCAACGAGGTCAAAAGCGAGAACCGCCCGATGACGCAGCGCTGGCTGCTAGACCAACTCAAGCACTTCGTAGAGGTCTTCGGCGTGGACGGCTTCCGCATCGACCTCGCGGGCCAGACGGATCAGCAGACGCTGGAGTGGATCCAGTCCGAGTTGGGCGAGGACGTGCTGATCTACGGCGAGCCGTGGATCGGCTCCAACGACCCCGATTACGAGGCCAACCCGAGCTGGGACTGGTACAAGGTGGACTCCCCCATCACCTTTTTCCAGGACGACTCCCGCAACGCCTTCAAGGGCTCGACCGCCGACCCGACGCCGGCCGTCACCTCTCGCGGCTTCGCCGGCGGCGATCCTCTGGCGCGAGAGGCCGCCATGCGCGCCATCGCGAACGACTTCCCAGACGAGGCGACGCCCAACACGGGCATCAACTACCTCGACATCCACGACAACTGGGCGCTGGCCGACCGCTTCGCGTCGAACACCTCTGGCGAGAACGCCTGGGACGGGCGCGAGGGAGTGCGCGAGGCCGAGATGCGCATCGCGGCAACGCTCCTGATGACGAGCCTCGGTCCGGTGGTGATGCACGGCGGGACGGAGATCGCGCGGAGCAAAGGCCTCGCGCCGCTGCCAGAAGAGATCGGCGGTCAGCAGGTGCTGACCGAGATGAGCATCGCGCCGATCTACATCAAGGGCCGCGGCGACACGTACAACCTCCGGACGGCCAACCACTTCCTCTGGGAGACTGTCGGCGAGGCCTCTGGCGCCGTGGACTTCAAGGCGATGGAGGAGTGGTGGAAGGGTCTCATCGCGCTGCGGATGTCGGACGCGGGCTCGGTCTTTCGCGTGGGGCATAAGCCGCAGGCTGGGTACGTGGAGTTCCTCGCGCCAGAGGCGCACCCGCAGGCACTCGGGTGGCTCGTGGGCGACTACGCGCTAGTGCTCGTCAACGCAGGCGACTCCCCTGCTACATTCGATTTCAGTGACAAACTCGCGTGTCACACATGGTGGCTCGCAGCATCCTCAGACCAAGCGGAAATGTCCGTGAATCGAGAATGGCAGAGGACGCCATCTCAACGATTTAGAAGTAAGGCAGCAGCGCCGAAGTCAGCGCAAGTCTGGTTTCGCGCTGCGCCTTGCGAGACATACACCCTAGATGACGACTAG
- a CDS encoding MoaD/ThiS family protein, whose translation MSISVRVLLFAALQDAVGESELTVPLAPEDATSTALLNALVDAHPAIGPHRPTLRLAVNQRYVRGDVPLADGDEVALITPVSGG comes from the coding sequence ATGTCCATCTCCGTCCGTGTTCTGCTTTTCGCCGCCCTCCAAGACGCCGTTGGCGAGAGCGAGCTGACCGTGCCTCTGGCGCCAGAGGACGCCACGAGCACGGCGCTACTCAACGCCCTCGTCGATGCGCATCCCGCCATCGGGCCGCACCGGCCAACGCTGCGGCTGGCCGTCAACCAGCGCTACGTGCGCGGCGACGTGCCTCTGGCGGACGGCGACGAGGTCGCGCTGATTACGCCGGTCAGCGGCGGATAG
- a CDS encoding DUF202 domain-containing protein, producing MSYDAYADLDPDALTLRDRLATDRTVLANERTLLAHVRTALGLIGGGGALIYLGNDSLVAIGVVFMTIAPMAFGYGLWRYLRVRKKLKPLLAKPVVG from the coding sequence ATGTCCTACGACGCCTACGCCGACCTCGACCCGGACGCGCTCACGCTCCGCGACCGCCTCGCGACCGACCGCACGGTTCTCGCGAACGAGCGGACGCTGCTCGCACACGTCCGCACCGCGCTGGGCCTGATCGGCGGCGGCGGGGCGCTGATCTACCTCGGGAACGACTCTCTGGTCGCTATCGGCGTGGTGTTTATGACCATCGCGCCAATGGCGTTCGGCTATGGCCTCTGGCGGTACCTCCGCGTGCGCAAAAAGCTGAAGCCGCTGCTCGCGAAGCCCGTCGTGGGCTAA
- a CDS encoding M14 family zinc carboxypeptidase, protein MLRFSVLAAVLLAATAAGAQPQVPLATPYAVEGTRGYDASIPTPQAVLGYTIGERHTRPEEVIRYVEAVAAASPRVEIGFHGTTYEGRRLVHAIVTSPANHARLETIRDANLMLSESPEAVSDSEIAAMPVVVYQGYSVHGNEASGTEAALVYLYHLAAALGPEIDAQLAEAVVLLDPMLNPDGRDRFADWVNGYRGASGVADPQNREHREPWPNGRTNHYFFDINRDWLPTELKESQGRMAWWHTWRPQVSTDHHEMGSESTFFFQPGIPSRNNPNTPEATYELTGAIARYHADELDRIGQFYYSEESFDDFYYGKGSTYPDVNGAVGILFEQASSRALRRETEANGELTYAVTVRNQLATSVSTLRAAIALRQRLLTHARDFYAEDAASGAYVIGLGESRTRGQALAQALSRSRVKMYALEQDVTAGGRTYRAGEAYVVPLAQTQGRLVKAAMERVLTYTDSLFYDVSAWTFPLAYGADVAEVSRVPRMGAEMQPVYDGGRVVGGQARVAYAIPWGRYFAPRALRRMQEAGLRVRLAKSPFEAASGGSRRQFDRGTLIVQARQGEITPDSVHAVVMRAAEMDHVEAYALDSGLTPSGNDLGSNDWPVLVAPRVALLAGEGTSSYGVGEVWHLLSERFGQEVSLIDPAELPSLDGYTTLILANGSYNSLSDADIERMKAWVRGGGVVIGLQGGALWAARGGLLTSPTRSSPPDSTAYPYAERDGARGAQALGGSILDLVVDPTHPLAYGYGARIPVFKSGTAVFAPDSTNSGVDVGRYDAQTPVLSGYASGAVRQRLAGAAALRASSMGRGRVILMDFNPAFRAFWYGTDGLLLNAVYFGRTF, encoded by the coding sequence ATGCTTCGTTTTTCGGTTCTCGCCGCTGTTCTCCTCGCCGCCACCGCCGCTGGCGCCCAACCGCAGGTGCCTCTGGCGACCCCCTACGCCGTTGAAGGGACGAGAGGCTACGACGCCTCCATCCCGACGCCCCAGGCCGTGCTCGGCTACACCATCGGCGAGCGGCACACGCGTCCAGAGGAAGTGATCCGCTACGTCGAGGCCGTTGCCGCCGCGTCACCGCGCGTGGAGATAGGCTTCCACGGGACCACGTACGAAGGGCGGCGGCTGGTCCACGCCATTGTCACCTCGCCCGCGAACCACGCCCGGTTGGAGACCATCCGCGACGCGAACCTGATGCTCAGCGAGTCGCCAGAGGCCGTGAGCGACAGCGAGATCGCGGCCATGCCGGTCGTGGTGTACCAGGGCTACTCCGTCCACGGCAACGAGGCCTCGGGGACCGAGGCAGCGCTCGTCTACCTCTATCACCTCGCCGCGGCGCTAGGACCCGAGATCGACGCACAACTCGCGGAGGCCGTCGTCCTGCTCGATCCCATGCTCAACCCGGACGGGCGCGACCGCTTCGCGGACTGGGTGAACGGCTACCGCGGAGCCTCTGGCGTCGCAGACCCGCAGAACCGTGAGCACCGCGAGCCGTGGCCGAACGGACGCACCAACCACTACTTCTTCGACATCAACCGCGACTGGCTGCCGACGGAACTGAAGGAGAGCCAGGGCCGCATGGCGTGGTGGCACACGTGGCGCCCGCAGGTGAGCACGGACCACCACGAGATGGGCTCGGAGTCCACCTTCTTCTTCCAACCCGGCATCCCCTCGCGCAACAACCCGAACACGCCAGAGGCGACGTACGAGCTCACGGGCGCGATCGCGCGGTACCACGCCGACGAGCTGGACCGCATCGGGCAGTTCTACTACTCCGAGGAGAGCTTCGACGACTTCTACTACGGCAAGGGCTCTACCTACCCCGACGTGAACGGCGCGGTCGGCATCCTCTTCGAGCAGGCGTCCTCGCGCGCGCTCCGCCGCGAGACCGAGGCCAACGGCGAGCTCACCTACGCTGTCACTGTTCGCAACCAGCTCGCGACGTCGGTCTCCACGCTCCGCGCCGCCATCGCGCTCCGCCAGAGGCTTCTGACGCACGCGCGCGACTTCTACGCCGAAGACGCGGCCTCTGGCGCCTACGTGATCGGGCTCGGCGAGAGCCGGACGCGTGGGCAGGCGTTGGCGCAGGCGCTCTCGCGGAGCCGCGTCAAGATGTACGCGCTGGAGCAAGACGTGACCGCCGGTGGCCGCACCTACCGCGCCGGTGAGGCCTACGTGGTGCCTCTGGCGCAAACGCAGGGACGCCTGGTCAAAGCCGCGATGGAGCGCGTGCTGACCTACACCGACAGCCTGTTCTACGATGTCTCCGCCTGGACCTTCCCGCTCGCCTACGGCGCGGACGTGGCCGAGGTCTCTCGCGTGCCACGGATGGGCGCCGAGATGCAGCCCGTTTACGATGGCGGGCGCGTGGTCGGCGGGCAAGCGCGCGTGGCGTACGCGATCCCGTGGGGCCGCTACTTCGCGCCCCGCGCGTTGCGTCGGATGCAAGAGGCCGGGCTGCGCGTGCGCTTGGCGAAAAGCCCGTTCGAGGCGGCCTCTGGCGGCTCGCGCCGCCAATTCGACCGCGGCACGCTGATCGTGCAGGCACGGCAAGGCGAGATCACGCCCGATTCCGTCCACGCCGTCGTGATGCGGGCCGCCGAGATGGACCACGTCGAGGCGTACGCGCTGGACTCCGGCCTCACGCCGAGCGGCAACGACCTCGGCAGCAACGACTGGCCGGTCCTGGTCGCGCCGCGCGTCGCGCTTCTCGCGGGCGAGGGCACCAGCTCCTACGGCGTCGGCGAGGTGTGGCACCTGCTCAGCGAGCGGTTCGGCCAGGAGGTCTCGCTGATCGACCCCGCCGAGCTCCCGTCGCTGGACGGTTACACGACGCTCATTCTCGCGAACGGCTCGTACAACTCGCTCAGCGACGCCGACATCGAGCGGATGAAAGCGTGGGTGCGCGGCGGCGGCGTCGTGATTGGCCTGCAGGGCGGCGCGTTGTGGGCCGCCAGAGGCGGGCTCCTCACGTCTCCCACGCGCAGCAGCCCGCCGGATTCCACGGCCTACCCGTATGCCGAGCGTGACGGCGCCAGAGGCGCGCAGGCGCTGGGCGGCTCCATCCTCGATCTCGTCGTAGACCCCACGCACCCGCTGGCCTATGGCTACGGCGCGCGCATCCCCGTCTTCAAGTCCGGCACGGCCGTCTTCGCGCCCGACTCCACCAACTCGGGCGTGGACGTGGGCCGCTACGACGCCCAAACGCCGGTCTTAAGCGGGTACGCGTCAGGCGCCGTCCGCCAGAGGCTCGCCGGCGCCGCCGCGCTCCGGGCCTCGTCGATGGGCCGCGGGCGCGTGATCTTGATGGACTTCAACCCCGCCTTCCGAGCCTTCTGGTACGGCACCGACGGCCTGCTGCTGAACGCCGTCTACTTCGGACGGACGTTCTAG